One window from the genome of Gadus macrocephalus chromosome 7, ASM3116895v1 encodes:
- the atp1b2b gene encoding sodium/potassium-transporting ATPase subunit beta-2b isoform X1 produces the protein MAKDAEKGTWKEFIWNPRTRELLGRTASSWGLILLFYLVFYIFLAGMFALTMYVMLQTLDDHKPTWQDRLATPGMMIRPKGVEALEIIYNTQKTESWDLYAQALDKFLGPYNNSVQSQKNDVCDPDQYNFQNDMDEVKNNPKRSCQFNRTLLEECSGIQDRYYGYQEGAPCIIIKLNRVIGLLPGKDGMAPSVKCGAKRYKIGKDEWREDNDKIGEVQYFPPNGTFNLMYYPYYGKKAQVNYSQPLVAIKFLNITTNEDVNIECKIISNNIPVGSDRDKFAGRVSFKLRINTV, from the exons ATGGCAAAGGATGCAGAGAAGGGCACATGGAAGGAGTTTATATGGAACCCGCGGACCCGGGAGTTGCTGGGCAGGACTGCGAGTAGCTGGG gtctcatcctcctcttctaccTTGTGTTCTACATCTTCCTGGCCGGTATGTTTGCGCTCACCATGTACGTGATGCTGCAGACCTTGGACGACCACAAACCCACCTGGCAGGATCGACTCGCCACACCAG GCATGATGATCCGGCCAAAAGGGGTGGAGGCTTTGGAGATCATCTACAACACCCAGAAGACAGAGAGCTGGGACCTGTACGCACAGGCCCTCGACAAGTTCCTTGGAC CCTACAACAACTCTGTCCAGTCCCAGAAGAACGACGTGTGCGACCCGGACCAGTACAACTTCCAAAACGACATGGACGAGGTGAAGAACAACCCCAAGCGCTCCTGTCAGTTCAACCGCACCCTGCTGGAAGAGTGTTCTGGAATCCAGGACCGTTACTATGGATACCAGGAAGGAGCGCCATGCATCATCATCAAGCTCAATCGg GTAATCGGGCTCCTACCAGGCAAGGACGGCATGGCGCCGTCCGTCAAATGTGGAGCTAAG CGGTACAAAATTGGGAAAGATGAATGG AGAGAAGACAACGATAAGATCGGAGAGGTGCAGTACTTCCCCCCCAACGGCACTTTCAACCTCATGTACTACCCGTACTACGGCAAGAAAGCTCAG GTGAACTACTCTCAGCCACTGGTGGCCATCAAGTTCctcaacatcaccaccaacgAAGACGTTAACATTGAGTGCAAGATCATCTCAAACAACATCCCTGTAGGGAGTGACAGAGACAAGTTCGCTGGAAGGGTGTCCTTCAAGTTGAGGATCAACACTGTCTAG
- the atp1b2b gene encoding sodium/potassium-transporting ATPase subunit beta-2b isoform X2, producing MAKDAEKGTWKEFIWNPRTRELLGRTASSWGLILLFYLVFYIFLAGMFALTMYVMLQTLDDHKPTWQDRLATPGMMIRPKGVEALEIIYNTQKTESWDLYAQALDKFLGPYNNSVQSQKNDVCDPDQYNFQNDMDEVKNNPKRSCQFNRTLLEECSGIQDRYYGYQEGAPCIIIKLNRVIGLLPGKDGMAPSVKCGAKREDNDKIGEVQYFPPNGTFNLMYYPYYGKKAQVNYSQPLVAIKFLNITTNEDVNIECKIISNNIPVGSDRDKFAGRVSFKLRINTV from the exons ATGGCAAAGGATGCAGAGAAGGGCACATGGAAGGAGTTTATATGGAACCCGCGGACCCGGGAGTTGCTGGGCAGGACTGCGAGTAGCTGGG gtctcatcctcctcttctaccTTGTGTTCTACATCTTCCTGGCCGGTATGTTTGCGCTCACCATGTACGTGATGCTGCAGACCTTGGACGACCACAAACCCACCTGGCAGGATCGACTCGCCACACCAG GCATGATGATCCGGCCAAAAGGGGTGGAGGCTTTGGAGATCATCTACAACACCCAGAAGACAGAGAGCTGGGACCTGTACGCACAGGCCCTCGACAAGTTCCTTGGAC CCTACAACAACTCTGTCCAGTCCCAGAAGAACGACGTGTGCGACCCGGACCAGTACAACTTCCAAAACGACATGGACGAGGTGAAGAACAACCCCAAGCGCTCCTGTCAGTTCAACCGCACCCTGCTGGAAGAGTGTTCTGGAATCCAGGACCGTTACTATGGATACCAGGAAGGAGCGCCATGCATCATCATCAAGCTCAATCGg GTAATCGGGCTCCTACCAGGCAAGGACGGCATGGCGCCGTCCGTCAAATGTGGAGCTAAG AGAGAAGACAACGATAAGATCGGAGAGGTGCAGTACTTCCCCCCCAACGGCACTTTCAACCTCATGTACTACCCGTACTACGGCAAGAAAGCTCAG GTGAACTACTCTCAGCCACTGGTGGCCATCAAGTTCctcaacatcaccaccaacgAAGACGTTAACATTGAGTGCAAGATCATCTCAAACAACATCCCTGTAGGGAGTGACAGAGACAAGTTCGCTGGAAGGGTGTCCTTCAAGTTGAGGATCAACACTGTCTAG
- the gltpd2b gene encoding glycolipid transfer protein domain-containing protein 2 isoform X1 produces the protein MQPRQGEESEDMGVKSKAAAAIVILLMFLGCLWLQGGLDYHWDSCLKSYNQVNNLNQLTNRSGAGEAEGPLRQEGCPGQTFQVSALLSHLQDASASRSDIMLQPYLSSWDELVRFMEALGPMVGLISNEIETKTTLIRQLALAAEEGPEAELRPDNPPARFAGTSGADDRRAYRSVRSMIHVELQSGLVDFHQTSDSGCRTLLRLHRALDWLRLFLEKLAETPASGTSGRLRSPSELCREAYQSTLAHHHTWFVRRAAELAFIALPERGFFYRLVCVQNQEELSRLLLRVVAAIAQVYDRTQGILEDNLMLDLP, from the exons ATGCAGCCgcggcagggagaggagagcgaggacaTGGGTGTGAAGAGCAAGGCTGCCGCCGCGATCGTCATTCTGCTGATGTTCCTCGGCTGCTTGTGGCTAC AGGGAGGCCTGGACTACCACTGGGACTCCTGCTTGAAGAGTTACAACCAGGTAAACAAT CTCAACCAGTTGACCAACAGAAGTGGGGCTGGGGAGGCAGAGGGCCCGTTGCGACAGGAGGGGTGTCCGGGCCAGACCTTCCAGGTGTCCGCCCTGCTCTCTCACCTGCAGGATGCCTCGGCCTCGCGCTCGGACATCATGCTGCAGCCGTATCTCTCCAGCTGGGATGAGCTGGTCAG GTTCATGGAGGCTCTCGGCCCTATGGTCGGGTTAATATCCAACGAGATCGAGACCAAGACCACCCTGATCCGCCAGCTGGCCCTGGCGGCAGAGGAGGGTCCGGAGGCCGAGCTCCGTCCGGACAACCCGCCGGCCCGGTTCGCCGGCACCTCGGGGGCCGACGACCGCCGCGCCTACCGCTCGGTGCGCTCCATGATCCACGTGGAGCTGCAGAGCGGCCTGGTGGACTTCCATCAGACCAGCGACTCGGGCTGCCGCACCCTGCTCCGCCTGCACCGCGCCCTGGACTGGCTCCGGCTCTTCCTGGAGAAGCTGGCCGAGACGCCGGCCAGCGGCACCAGCGGCCGCCTGCGGAGCCCGTCGGAGCTGTGCCGCGAGGCCTACCAGAGCACGCTGGCGCACCACCACACCTGGTTCGTCCGGCGCGCCGCCGAGCTGGCCTTCATCGCGCTGCCGGAGCGCGGCTTCTTCTACCGGCTGGTCTGCGtccagaaccaggaggagctgaGCAGACTGCTGCTCCGCGTCGTGGCGGCCATCGCGCAGGTGTACGACAGGACTCAGGGGATCCTGGAGGACAACCTGATGCTGGACCTGCCCTAG
- the gltpd2b gene encoding glycolipid transfer protein domain-containing protein 2 isoform X2, which yields MQPRQGEESEDMGVKSKAAAAIVILLMFLGCLWLQGGLDYHWDSCLKSYNQLNQLTNRSGAGEAEGPLRQEGCPGQTFQVSALLSHLQDASASRSDIMLQPYLSSWDELVRFMEALGPMVGLISNEIETKTTLIRQLALAAEEGPEAELRPDNPPARFAGTSGADDRRAYRSVRSMIHVELQSGLVDFHQTSDSGCRTLLRLHRALDWLRLFLEKLAETPASGTSGRLRSPSELCREAYQSTLAHHHTWFVRRAAELAFIALPERGFFYRLVCVQNQEELSRLLLRVVAAIAQVYDRTQGILEDNLMLDLP from the exons ATGCAGCCgcggcagggagaggagagcgaggacaTGGGTGTGAAGAGCAAGGCTGCCGCCGCGATCGTCATTCTGCTGATGTTCCTCGGCTGCTTGTGGCTAC AGGGAGGCCTGGACTACCACTGGGACTCCTGCTTGAAGAGTTACAACCAG CTCAACCAGTTGACCAACAGAAGTGGGGCTGGGGAGGCAGAGGGCCCGTTGCGACAGGAGGGGTGTCCGGGCCAGACCTTCCAGGTGTCCGCCCTGCTCTCTCACCTGCAGGATGCCTCGGCCTCGCGCTCGGACATCATGCTGCAGCCGTATCTCTCCAGCTGGGATGAGCTGGTCAG GTTCATGGAGGCTCTCGGCCCTATGGTCGGGTTAATATCCAACGAGATCGAGACCAAGACCACCCTGATCCGCCAGCTGGCCCTGGCGGCAGAGGAGGGTCCGGAGGCCGAGCTCCGTCCGGACAACCCGCCGGCCCGGTTCGCCGGCACCTCGGGGGCCGACGACCGCCGCGCCTACCGCTCGGTGCGCTCCATGATCCACGTGGAGCTGCAGAGCGGCCTGGTGGACTTCCATCAGACCAGCGACTCGGGCTGCCGCACCCTGCTCCGCCTGCACCGCGCCCTGGACTGGCTCCGGCTCTTCCTGGAGAAGCTGGCCGAGACGCCGGCCAGCGGCACCAGCGGCCGCCTGCGGAGCCCGTCGGAGCTGTGCCGCGAGGCCTACCAGAGCACGCTGGCGCACCACCACACCTGGTTCGTCCGGCGCGCCGCCGAGCTGGCCTTCATCGCGCTGCCGGAGCGCGGCTTCTTCTACCGGCTGGTCTGCGtccagaaccaggaggagctgaGCAGACTGCTGCTCCGCGTCGTGGCGGCCATCGCGCAGGTGTACGACAGGACTCAGGGGATCCTGGAGGACAACCTGATGCTGGACCTGCCCTAG